In the Malaya genurostris strain Urasoe2022 chromosome 1, Malgen_1.1, whole genome shotgun sequence genome, one interval contains:
- the LOC131429525 gene encoding tubulin beta chain-like, with protein sequence MREIVHLQAGQCGNQIGSKFWEIISDEHGIDPTGHYHGDNDLQLERIDVYYTEANGNKYVPRAVLVDLEPGTMDSVRQSPYGALFRPDNFVYGQSGAGNNWAKGHYTEGAELVDSVLEVIRKESEGCDCLQGFQLAHSLGGGTGSGMGTLLISKIREEYPDRIMNTFSVVPSPKVSDTVVEPYNATLSIHQLVENTDETFCIDNEALYDICFRTLKLTSPTYGDLNHLVSITMSGVTTCLRFPGQLNADLRKLAVNMVPFPRLHFFMPGFAPLTAKGSQQYRALSVHELTAQMFDAKNMMTACDPRHGRYLTCAAIFRGKFYWLYSITLGGG encoded by the exons TTCTGGGAAATCATATCAGATGAGCATGGTATCGATCCAACCGGTCATTACCACGGCGATAATGACCTCCAGCTGGAGCGGATCGACGTGTACTACACGGAAGCTAATGGGAACAAATACGTACCGCGTGCCGTCCTGGTCGACTTGGAACCGGGTACGATGGACTCGGTACGACAGTCTCCGTATGGAGCTCTGTTTCGACCAGATAACTTTGTCTATGGACAATCGGGAGCAG GAAACAACTGGGCCAAGGGTCACTACACAGAGGGTGCCGAACTGGTCGACAGCGTACTGGAAGTGATACGCAAAGAATCAGAAGGATGCGACTGTCTTCAGGGATTCCAGTTGGCACATTCACTCGGTGGAGGAACCGGGTCAGGTATGGGAACACTACTCATATCGAAAATACGCGAAGAGTACCCGGACAGAATTATGAACACATTCTCCGTTGTACCGTCACCGAAG GTTTCGGACACTGTCGTAGAGCCGTACAATGCCACCCTGTCCATCCATCAGTTGGTCGAAAATACCGACGAGACGTTCTGTATCGATAACGAAGCGCTCTACGATATCTGCTTCCGCACGTTGAAGCTTACATCACCGACGTACGGTGATCTGAATCATCTAGTCTCT ATAACTATGTCCGGTGTGACTACGTGTCTACGTTTCCCCGGTCAGCTAAATGCGGACTTGCGGAAGCTGGCTGTCAACATGGTTCCATTCCCTCGGTTACATTTCTTCATGCCCGGTTTTGCCCCTCTGACGGCCAAGGGCTCCCAGCAGTACCGAGCGCTCAGCGTACACGAACTGACCGCCCAGATGTTCGACGCAAAGAACATGATGACGGCGTGCGATCCCAGGCACGGTCGCTATCTGACCTGTGCTGCCATCTTCCGAGGTAAGTTTTACTGGTTATATAGCATTACTTTAGGAGGGGGTTGA
- the LOC131429517 gene encoding tubulin beta chain-like has protein sequence MDSVRQSPYGALFRPDNFVYGQSGAGNNWAKGHYTEGAELVDSVLEVIRKESEGCDCLQGFQLAHSLGGGTGSGMGTLLISKIREEYPDRIMNTFSVVPSPKVSDTVVEPYNATLSIHQLVENTDETFCIDNEALYDICFRTLKLTSPTYGDLNHLVSITMSGVTTCLRFPGQLNADLRKLAVNMVPFPRLHFFMPGFAPLTAKGSQQYRALSVHELTAQMFDAKNMMTACDPRHGRYLTCAAIFRGVMSMKEVDQQMLNIQSKNSSYFVEWIPNNVKVAVCDIAPRGLKMSATFIGNTTAIQEIFKRISEQFTAMFRRKAFLHWYTGEGMDEMEFTEAESNMNDLISEYQQYQEASVDEYEDGEEVPEEEEHIVE, from the exons ATGGACTCGGTACGACAGTCTCCGTATGGAGCTCTGTTTCGACCAGATAACTTTGTCTATGGACAATCGGGAGCAG GAAACAACTGGGCCAAGGGTCACTACACAGAGGGTGCCGAACTGGTCGACAGCGTACTGGAAGTGATACGCAAAGAATCAGAAGGATGCGACTGTCTTCAGGGATTCCAGTTGGCACATTCACTCGGTGGAGGAACCGGGTCAGGTATGGGAACACTACTCATATCGAAAATACGCGAAGAGTACCCGGACAGAATTATGAACACATTCTCCGTTGTACCGTCACCGAAG GTTTCGGACACTGTCGTAGAGCCGTACAATGCCACCCTGTCCATCCATCAGTTGGTCGAAAATACCGACGAGACGTTCTGTATCGATAACGAAGCGCTCTACGATATCTGCTTCCGCACGTTGAAGCTTACATCACCGACGTACGGTGATCTGAATCATCTAGTCTCT ATAACTATGTCCGGTGTGACTACGTGTCTACGTTTCCCCGGTCAGCTAAATGCGGACTTGCGGAAGCTGGCTGTCAACATGGTTCCATTCCCTCGGTTACATTTCTTCATGCCCGGTTTTGCCCCTCTGACGGCCAAGGGCTCCCAGCAGTACCGAGCGCTCAGCGTACACGAACTGACCGCCCAGATGTTCGACGCAAAGAACATGATGACGGCGTGCGATCCCAGGCACGGTCGCTATCTGACCTGTGCTGCCATCTTCCGAG gtGTTATGTCTATGAAAGAAGTAGACCAGCAGATGTTGAACATACAGAGCAAGAACAGCAGCTACTTTGTCGAATGGATCCCGAACAACGTGAAAGTCGCTGTGTGTGACATCGCACCGCGCGGCCTCAAGATGTCGGCCACGTTCATCGGAAACACCACTGCCATTCAGGAGATATTCAAACGCATCTCCGAACAGTTCACGGCCATGTTCAGACGGAAGGCCTTCTTGCACTGGTACACCGGCGAGGGCATGGACGAGATGGAATTCACCGAAGCCGAGTCCAACATGAACGATTTGATTTCGGAGTACCAACAGTATCAGGAAGCGTCCGTCGATGAGTATGAAGATGGTGAGGAGGTACCGGAAGAAGAAGAGCATATAGTGGAGTAA